One genomic window of Magnolia sinica isolate HGM2019 chromosome 3, MsV1, whole genome shotgun sequence includes the following:
- the LOC131240793 gene encoding protein MEI2-like 2 isoform X1 produces the protein MLEEGDAMEQSSGHSLPGPTKIPLAKVNQNVEAGAWGIPSGSDAYHGSSDASLFSSSLPVLPHEKLNFTDSKHVKSIDDASSNLNKLHQDVEGKEALEDVEYHAIGSLLPDDEDELLAGIMDDFDLSGLPSQLEDLEEYDLFGSGGGMELDFDPQESLTMSMARASINDGYVGNGTGPYGISNGMGAVAGEHPYGEHPSRTLFVRNINSNVEDSELQTLFEQYGDIRTLYTACKHRGFVMISYYDIRAARTAMRALQNKPLRRRKLDIHFSIPKDNPSDKDINQGTLVVFNLDPSVSNDDLRQIFGAYGEVKEIRETPHKRHHKFIEFYDVRAAEAALRSLNRSDIAGKRIKLEPSRPGGARRNLMQQLSQELEQDETRSYRPQVGSPIANSPPGNWAQFSSPRENGSFQTLSQSPGLGTISPVTTNHLPGLASILPPLMSNSVKIAPIGKDQVRDSHMDQIFSNTNSTHGAAFQHSHSFLEHDNGVMQNMTPSPGTASSFVPSTSNTSSVGTLTGPQFLWGSSNPYSEHTRPSAWPTPSMGHSFTSNGQGQGFPYTSRHPSFIGSSHHHPHHHHVGSAPSGVPLERHFGFFPDSPESSFISPVTFGGMGLSRNEGNFMMNMGARASLNHGVALPGNISESGSPSFRMVSSPRLGAMFLGGGGLFPGPVTPSIDGIIDRGRSRRVENNGSPIDSKKQYQLELDKIVSGEDIRTTLMIKNIPNKYTSKMLLAAIDEHHRGTYDFLYLPIDFKNKCNVGYAFINMISPSHIIPFYEAFNGKKWEKFNSEKVASLAYARIQGKAALVTHFQNSSLMNEDKRCRPILFHSEGSEAGDQIIQEPFPSSSLNIRMHQQDGMNLEDLPESPTKGNSDEKPELGRIASSSVDY, from the exons ATGTTAGAAG AAGGTGATGCAATGGAGCAATCTTCAGGCCATTCACTACCAG GTCCTACCAAGATCCCATTAGCAAAGGTCAATCAGAATGTGGAAGCTGGTGCATGGGGGATACCATCTGGATCTGATGCATATCATGGGTCAAGTGACGCTAGTCTGTTTTCCAGCTCCTTACCTGTTCTTCCGCATGAGAAGT TGAATTTCACAGACTCAAAACATGTTAAATCTATCGATGATGCCTCATCTAATTTAAATAAACTACATCAAGATGTGGAGGGTAAGGAGGCTCTTGAAGATGTTGAGTACCATGCAATTGGAAGCCTGCTTCCAGACGATGAGGATGAGCTTTTAGCTGGTATAATGGATGATTTTGACCTAAGTGGGTTGCCTAGTCAATTGGAGGACTTGGAAGAGTATGATCTTTTTGGTAGTGGAGGGGGTATGGAATTGGATTTTGATCCTCAGGAGAGTCTTACAATGAGTATGGCAAGGGCAAGTATTAATGATGGTTATGTAGGAAATGGAACTGGTCCATATGGTATTTCAAATGGCATGGGAGCAGTTGCTGGAGAACATCCTTATGGAGAACATCCGTCAAGAACATTATTTGTGCGGAATATCAATAGTAATGTTGAGGATTCAGAACTGCAAACTCTTTTTGAG CAATATGGTGATATCAGGACTCTCTACACTGCTTGCAAACACAGGGGCTTTGTGATGATCTCTTACTATGATATCCGGGCTGCTCGAACTGCAATGCGTGCATTACAAAACAAACCCCTTCGGCGGAGAAAACTTGATATTCATTTTTCAATTCCAAAG GACAATCCATCTGACAAGGATATCAACCAAGGAACTCTTGTAGTTTTTAACCTGGATCCTTCAGTTTCAAATGATGATCTTCGTCAAATATTTGGGGCTTATGGGGAAGTCAAGGAG ATTAGGGAGACTCCACACAAGCGGCACCATAAGTTTATTGAATTTTATGATGTCAGAGCAGCAGAAGCAGCTCTTCGGTCATTGAATAGGAGTGATATAGCTGGGAAGCGCATAAAGTTGGAACCTAGCCGTCCGGGTGGAGCACGGAGAAA CTTGATGCAACAATTGAGCCAGGAGCTGGAGCAAGATGAAACCAGAAGTTATCGACCACAAGTTGGTTCCCCAATAGCCAATTCTCCCCCAG GTAACTGGGCGCAATTCAGCAGCCCAAGGGAAAATGGCTCGTTTCAAACCCTTAGCCAGTCCCCAGGTTTAGGAACCATTAGTCCTGTGACCACTAACCATCTGCCTGGATTAGCTTCTATTCTGCCTCCTCTGATGTCGAACTCTGTCAAAATTGCACCAATCGGAAAGGATCAAGTCAGGGATAGCCACATGGACCAGATCTTCTCTAACACCAATTCAACACATGGAGCTGCCTTTCAGCATTCTCATTCCTTCCTAGAGCATGATAATGGAGTGATGCAGAACATGACCCCAAGTCCTGGAACTGCATCTTCTTTTGTCCCTTCAACCTCAAATACTTCCAGTGTTGGAACGTTAACTGGGCCCCAGTTTCTCTGGGGTAGTTCCAACCCTTATTCCGAGCACACTCGTCCCTCTGCCTGGCCAACACCATCTATGGGGCATTCATTCACGTCCAATGGGCAGGGACAAGGCTTTCCTTACACGAGTCGCCATCCCTCGTTTATTGGTTCATCTCACCACCATCCCCACCACCACCATGTTGGATCTGCTCCATCTGGTGTTCCTTTAGAGAGGCACTTTGGTTTTTTCCCTGACTCTCCAGAATCATCCTTCATCAGCCCGGTTACTTTTGGAGGCATGGGCTTAAGCCGCAATGAAGGGAATTTCATGATGAATATGGGTGCCCGGGCTAGTCTGAATCATGGAGTCGCTCTTCCTGGAAACATATCTGAAAGTGGTTCGCCCAGCTTCAGAATGGTGTCCTCACCAAGGCTGGGTGCTATGTTTCTCGGCGGCGGGGGTCTGTTTCCAGGGCCTGTAACCCCTAGCATTGATGGAATAATTGATCGTGGTCGCAGTCGTCGAGTTGAGAACAATGGAAGCCCGATAGACAGCAAGAAGCAATACCAGCTTGAATTAGATAAAATTGTTAGTGGAGAGGATATTCGGACGACTCTGATGATTAAAAACATCCCAAATAA GTACACATCGAAGATGCTGTTGGCTGCAATTGATGAACATCACCGCGGTACTTACGATTTTCTCTACTTGCCAATTGATTTTAAG AACAAGTGCAATGTGGGTTATGCATTTATAAACATGATATCTCCTTCACATATCATCCCATTCTATGAG GCATTCAATGGGAAGAAGTGGGAGAAGTTTAACAGTGAGAAAGTTGCTTCCTTGGCGTACGCCAGAATCCAAGGCAAAGCGGCACTTGTGACTCACTTCCAGAATTCCAGCCTGATGAATGAAGACAAGCGATGCCGCCCTATTCTCTTTCATTCTGAGGGATCAGAGGCGGGTGATCAG ATCATTCAGGAGCCATTTCCATCGAGCAGTCTGAATATCCGCATGCATCAGCAAGATGGGATGAACTTGGAGGATTTGCCTGAAAGTCCAACAAAGGGTAATTCAGATGAGAAACCGGAGTTGGGTCGCATTGCAAGCAGCTCAGTGGATTATTAG
- the LOC131240793 gene encoding protein MEI2-like 2 isoform X4, translated as MLEEGDAMEQSSGHSLPGPTKIPLAKVNQNVEAGAWGIPSGSDAYHGSSDASLFSSSLPVLPHEKLNFTDSKHVKSIDDASSNLNKLHQDVEGKEALEDVEYHAIGSLLPDDEDELLAGIMDDFDLSGLPSQLEDLEEYDLFGSGGGMELDFDPQESLTMSMARASINDGYVGNGTGPYGISNGMGAVAGEHPYGEHPSRTLFVRNINSNVEDSELQTLFEQYGDIRTLYTACKHRGFVMISYYDIRAARTAMRALQNKPLRRRKLDIHFSIPKDNPSDKDINQGTLVVFNLDPSVSNDDLRQIFGAYGEVKEIRETPHKRHHKFIEFYDVRAAEAALRSLNRSDIAGKRIKLEPSRPGGARRNLMQQLSQELEQDETRSYRPQVGSPIANSPPGNWAQFSSPRENGSFQTLSQSPGLGTISPVTTNHLPGLASILPPLMSNSVKIAPIGKDQVRDSHMDQIFSNTNSTHGAAFQHSHSFLEHDNGVMQNMTPSPGTASSFVPSTSNTSSVGTLTGPQFLWGSSNPYSEHTRPSAWPTPSMGHSFTSNGQGQGFPYTSRHPSFIGSSHHHPHHHHVGSAPSGVPLERHFGFFPDSPESSFISPVTFGGMGLSRNEGNFMMNMGARASLNHGVALPGNISESGSPSFRMVSSPRLGAMFLGGGGLFPGPVTPSIDGIIDRGRSRRVENNGSPIDSKKQYQLELDKIVSGEDIRTTLMIKNIPNKYTSKMLLAAIDEHHRGTYDFLYLPIDFKAFNGKKWEKFNSEKVASLAYARIQGKAALVTHFQNSSLMNEDKRCRPILFHSEGSEAGDQIIQEPFPSSSLNIRMHQQDGMNLEDLPESPTKGNSDEKPELGRIASSSVDY; from the exons ATGTTAGAAG AAGGTGATGCAATGGAGCAATCTTCAGGCCATTCACTACCAG GTCCTACCAAGATCCCATTAGCAAAGGTCAATCAGAATGTGGAAGCTGGTGCATGGGGGATACCATCTGGATCTGATGCATATCATGGGTCAAGTGACGCTAGTCTGTTTTCCAGCTCCTTACCTGTTCTTCCGCATGAGAAGT TGAATTTCACAGACTCAAAACATGTTAAATCTATCGATGATGCCTCATCTAATTTAAATAAACTACATCAAGATGTGGAGGGTAAGGAGGCTCTTGAAGATGTTGAGTACCATGCAATTGGAAGCCTGCTTCCAGACGATGAGGATGAGCTTTTAGCTGGTATAATGGATGATTTTGACCTAAGTGGGTTGCCTAGTCAATTGGAGGACTTGGAAGAGTATGATCTTTTTGGTAGTGGAGGGGGTATGGAATTGGATTTTGATCCTCAGGAGAGTCTTACAATGAGTATGGCAAGGGCAAGTATTAATGATGGTTATGTAGGAAATGGAACTGGTCCATATGGTATTTCAAATGGCATGGGAGCAGTTGCTGGAGAACATCCTTATGGAGAACATCCGTCAAGAACATTATTTGTGCGGAATATCAATAGTAATGTTGAGGATTCAGAACTGCAAACTCTTTTTGAG CAATATGGTGATATCAGGACTCTCTACACTGCTTGCAAACACAGGGGCTTTGTGATGATCTCTTACTATGATATCCGGGCTGCTCGAACTGCAATGCGTGCATTACAAAACAAACCCCTTCGGCGGAGAAAACTTGATATTCATTTTTCAATTCCAAAG GACAATCCATCTGACAAGGATATCAACCAAGGAACTCTTGTAGTTTTTAACCTGGATCCTTCAGTTTCAAATGATGATCTTCGTCAAATATTTGGGGCTTATGGGGAAGTCAAGGAG ATTAGGGAGACTCCACACAAGCGGCACCATAAGTTTATTGAATTTTATGATGTCAGAGCAGCAGAAGCAGCTCTTCGGTCATTGAATAGGAGTGATATAGCTGGGAAGCGCATAAAGTTGGAACCTAGCCGTCCGGGTGGAGCACGGAGAAA CTTGATGCAACAATTGAGCCAGGAGCTGGAGCAAGATGAAACCAGAAGTTATCGACCACAAGTTGGTTCCCCAATAGCCAATTCTCCCCCAG GTAACTGGGCGCAATTCAGCAGCCCAAGGGAAAATGGCTCGTTTCAAACCCTTAGCCAGTCCCCAGGTTTAGGAACCATTAGTCCTGTGACCACTAACCATCTGCCTGGATTAGCTTCTATTCTGCCTCCTCTGATGTCGAACTCTGTCAAAATTGCACCAATCGGAAAGGATCAAGTCAGGGATAGCCACATGGACCAGATCTTCTCTAACACCAATTCAACACATGGAGCTGCCTTTCAGCATTCTCATTCCTTCCTAGAGCATGATAATGGAGTGATGCAGAACATGACCCCAAGTCCTGGAACTGCATCTTCTTTTGTCCCTTCAACCTCAAATACTTCCAGTGTTGGAACGTTAACTGGGCCCCAGTTTCTCTGGGGTAGTTCCAACCCTTATTCCGAGCACACTCGTCCCTCTGCCTGGCCAACACCATCTATGGGGCATTCATTCACGTCCAATGGGCAGGGACAAGGCTTTCCTTACACGAGTCGCCATCCCTCGTTTATTGGTTCATCTCACCACCATCCCCACCACCACCATGTTGGATCTGCTCCATCTGGTGTTCCTTTAGAGAGGCACTTTGGTTTTTTCCCTGACTCTCCAGAATCATCCTTCATCAGCCCGGTTACTTTTGGAGGCATGGGCTTAAGCCGCAATGAAGGGAATTTCATGATGAATATGGGTGCCCGGGCTAGTCTGAATCATGGAGTCGCTCTTCCTGGAAACATATCTGAAAGTGGTTCGCCCAGCTTCAGAATGGTGTCCTCACCAAGGCTGGGTGCTATGTTTCTCGGCGGCGGGGGTCTGTTTCCAGGGCCTGTAACCCCTAGCATTGATGGAATAATTGATCGTGGTCGCAGTCGTCGAGTTGAGAACAATGGAAGCCCGATAGACAGCAAGAAGCAATACCAGCTTGAATTAGATAAAATTGTTAGTGGAGAGGATATTCGGACGACTCTGATGATTAAAAACATCCCAAATAA GTACACATCGAAGATGCTGTTGGCTGCAATTGATGAACATCACCGCGGTACTTACGATTTTCTCTACTTGCCAATTGATTTTAAG GCATTCAATGGGAAGAAGTGGGAGAAGTTTAACAGTGAGAAAGTTGCTTCCTTGGCGTACGCCAGAATCCAAGGCAAAGCGGCACTTGTGACTCACTTCCAGAATTCCAGCCTGATGAATGAAGACAAGCGATGCCGCCCTATTCTCTTTCATTCTGAGGGATCAGAGGCGGGTGATCAG ATCATTCAGGAGCCATTTCCATCGAGCAGTCTGAATATCCGCATGCATCAGCAAGATGGGATGAACTTGGAGGATTTGCCTGAAAGTCCAACAAAGGGTAATTCAGATGAGAAACCGGAGTTGGGTCGCATTGCAAGCAGCTCAGTGGATTATTAG
- the LOC131240793 gene encoding protein MEI2-like 2 isoform X3, whose product MEQSSGHSLPGPTKIPLAKVNQNVEAGAWGIPSGSDAYHGSSDASLFSSSLPVLPHEKLNFTDSKHVKSIDDASSNLNKLHQDVEGKEALEDVEYHAIGSLLPDDEDELLAGIMDDFDLSGLPSQLEDLEEYDLFGSGGGMELDFDPQESLTMSMARASINDGYVGNGTGPYGISNGMGAVAGEHPYGEHPSRTLFVRNINSNVEDSELQTLFEQYGDIRTLYTACKHRGFVMISYYDIRAARTAMRALQNKPLRRRKLDIHFSIPKDNPSDKDINQGTLVVFNLDPSVSNDDLRQIFGAYGEVKEIRETPHKRHHKFIEFYDVRAAEAALRSLNRSDIAGKRIKLEPSRPGGARRNLMQQLSQELEQDETRSYRPQVGSPIANSPPGNWAQFSSPRENGSFQTLSQSPGLGTISPVTTNHLPGLASILPPLMSNSVKIAPIGKDQVRDSHMDQIFSNTNSTHGAAFQHSHSFLEHDNGVMQNMTPSPGTASSFVPSTSNTSSVGTLTGPQFLWGSSNPYSEHTRPSAWPTPSMGHSFTSNGQGQGFPYTSRHPSFIGSSHHHPHHHHVGSAPSGVPLERHFGFFPDSPESSFISPVTFGGMGLSRNEGNFMMNMGARASLNHGVALPGNISESGSPSFRMVSSPRLGAMFLGGGGLFPGPVTPSIDGIIDRGRSRRVENNGSPIDSKKQYQLELDKIVSGEDIRTTLMIKNIPNKYTSKMLLAAIDEHHRGTYDFLYLPIDFKNKCNVGYAFINMISPSHIIPFYEAFNGKKWEKFNSEKVASLAYARIQGKAALVTHFQNSSLMNEDKRCRPILFHSEGSEAGDQIIQEPFPSSSLNIRMHQQDGMNLEDLPESPTKGNSDEKPELGRIASSSVDY is encoded by the exons ATGGAGCAATCTTCAGGCCATTCACTACCAG GTCCTACCAAGATCCCATTAGCAAAGGTCAATCAGAATGTGGAAGCTGGTGCATGGGGGATACCATCTGGATCTGATGCATATCATGGGTCAAGTGACGCTAGTCTGTTTTCCAGCTCCTTACCTGTTCTTCCGCATGAGAAGT TGAATTTCACAGACTCAAAACATGTTAAATCTATCGATGATGCCTCATCTAATTTAAATAAACTACATCAAGATGTGGAGGGTAAGGAGGCTCTTGAAGATGTTGAGTACCATGCAATTGGAAGCCTGCTTCCAGACGATGAGGATGAGCTTTTAGCTGGTATAATGGATGATTTTGACCTAAGTGGGTTGCCTAGTCAATTGGAGGACTTGGAAGAGTATGATCTTTTTGGTAGTGGAGGGGGTATGGAATTGGATTTTGATCCTCAGGAGAGTCTTACAATGAGTATGGCAAGGGCAAGTATTAATGATGGTTATGTAGGAAATGGAACTGGTCCATATGGTATTTCAAATGGCATGGGAGCAGTTGCTGGAGAACATCCTTATGGAGAACATCCGTCAAGAACATTATTTGTGCGGAATATCAATAGTAATGTTGAGGATTCAGAACTGCAAACTCTTTTTGAG CAATATGGTGATATCAGGACTCTCTACACTGCTTGCAAACACAGGGGCTTTGTGATGATCTCTTACTATGATATCCGGGCTGCTCGAACTGCAATGCGTGCATTACAAAACAAACCCCTTCGGCGGAGAAAACTTGATATTCATTTTTCAATTCCAAAG GACAATCCATCTGACAAGGATATCAACCAAGGAACTCTTGTAGTTTTTAACCTGGATCCTTCAGTTTCAAATGATGATCTTCGTCAAATATTTGGGGCTTATGGGGAAGTCAAGGAG ATTAGGGAGACTCCACACAAGCGGCACCATAAGTTTATTGAATTTTATGATGTCAGAGCAGCAGAAGCAGCTCTTCGGTCATTGAATAGGAGTGATATAGCTGGGAAGCGCATAAAGTTGGAACCTAGCCGTCCGGGTGGAGCACGGAGAAA CTTGATGCAACAATTGAGCCAGGAGCTGGAGCAAGATGAAACCAGAAGTTATCGACCACAAGTTGGTTCCCCAATAGCCAATTCTCCCCCAG GTAACTGGGCGCAATTCAGCAGCCCAAGGGAAAATGGCTCGTTTCAAACCCTTAGCCAGTCCCCAGGTTTAGGAACCATTAGTCCTGTGACCACTAACCATCTGCCTGGATTAGCTTCTATTCTGCCTCCTCTGATGTCGAACTCTGTCAAAATTGCACCAATCGGAAAGGATCAAGTCAGGGATAGCCACATGGACCAGATCTTCTCTAACACCAATTCAACACATGGAGCTGCCTTTCAGCATTCTCATTCCTTCCTAGAGCATGATAATGGAGTGATGCAGAACATGACCCCAAGTCCTGGAACTGCATCTTCTTTTGTCCCTTCAACCTCAAATACTTCCAGTGTTGGAACGTTAACTGGGCCCCAGTTTCTCTGGGGTAGTTCCAACCCTTATTCCGAGCACACTCGTCCCTCTGCCTGGCCAACACCATCTATGGGGCATTCATTCACGTCCAATGGGCAGGGACAAGGCTTTCCTTACACGAGTCGCCATCCCTCGTTTATTGGTTCATCTCACCACCATCCCCACCACCACCATGTTGGATCTGCTCCATCTGGTGTTCCTTTAGAGAGGCACTTTGGTTTTTTCCCTGACTCTCCAGAATCATCCTTCATCAGCCCGGTTACTTTTGGAGGCATGGGCTTAAGCCGCAATGAAGGGAATTTCATGATGAATATGGGTGCCCGGGCTAGTCTGAATCATGGAGTCGCTCTTCCTGGAAACATATCTGAAAGTGGTTCGCCCAGCTTCAGAATGGTGTCCTCACCAAGGCTGGGTGCTATGTTTCTCGGCGGCGGGGGTCTGTTTCCAGGGCCTGTAACCCCTAGCATTGATGGAATAATTGATCGTGGTCGCAGTCGTCGAGTTGAGAACAATGGAAGCCCGATAGACAGCAAGAAGCAATACCAGCTTGAATTAGATAAAATTGTTAGTGGAGAGGATATTCGGACGACTCTGATGATTAAAAACATCCCAAATAA GTACACATCGAAGATGCTGTTGGCTGCAATTGATGAACATCACCGCGGTACTTACGATTTTCTCTACTTGCCAATTGATTTTAAG AACAAGTGCAATGTGGGTTATGCATTTATAAACATGATATCTCCTTCACATATCATCCCATTCTATGAG GCATTCAATGGGAAGAAGTGGGAGAAGTTTAACAGTGAGAAAGTTGCTTCCTTGGCGTACGCCAGAATCCAAGGCAAAGCGGCACTTGTGACTCACTTCCAGAATTCCAGCCTGATGAATGAAGACAAGCGATGCCGCCCTATTCTCTTTCATTCTGAGGGATCAGAGGCGGGTGATCAG ATCATTCAGGAGCCATTTCCATCGAGCAGTCTGAATATCCGCATGCATCAGCAAGATGGGATGAACTTGGAGGATTTGCCTGAAAGTCCAACAAAGGGTAATTCAGATGAGAAACCGGAGTTGGGTCGCATTGCAAGCAGCTCAGTGGATTATTAG
- the LOC131240793 gene encoding protein MEI2-like 2 isoform X2: MLEEGDAMEQSSGHSLPGPTKIPLAKVNQNVEAGAWGIPSGSDAYHGSSDASLFSSSLPVLPHEKLNFTDSKHVKSIDDASSNLNKLHQDVEGKEALEDVEYHAIGSLLPDDEDELLAGIMDDFDLSGLPSQLEDLEEYDLFGSGGGMELDFDPQESLTMSMARASINDGYVGNGTGPYGISNGMGAVAGEHPYGEHPSRTLFVRNINSNVEDSELQTLFEQYGDIRTLYTACKHRGFVMISYYDIRAARTAMRALQNKPLRRRKLDIHFSIPKDNPSDKDINQGTLVVFNLDPSVSNDDLRQIFGAYGEVKEIRETPHKRHHKFIEFYDVRAAEAALRSLNRSDIAGKRIKLEPSRPGGARRNLMQQLSQELEQDETRSYRPQVGSPIANSPPGNWAQFSSPRENGSFQTLSQSPGLGTISPVTTNHLPGLASILPPLMSNSVKIAPIGKDQVRDSHMDQIFSNTNSTHGAAFQHSHSFLEHDNGVMQNMTPSPGTASSFVPSTSNTSSVGTLTGPQFLWGSSNPYSEHTRPSAWPTPSMGHSFTSNGQGQGFPYTSRHPSFIGSSHHHPHHHHVGSAPSGVPLERHFGFFPDSPESSFISPVTFGGMGLSRNEGNFMMNMGARASLNHGVALPGNISESGSPSFRMVSSPRLGAMFLGGGGLFPGPVTPSIDGIIDRGRSRRVENNGSPIDSKKQYQLELDKIVSGEDIRTTLMIKNIPNKYTSKMLLAAIDEHHRGTYDFLYLPIDFKNKCNVGYAFINMISPSHIIPFYEAFNGKKWEKFNSEKVASLAYARIQGKAALVTHFQNSSLMNEDKRCRPILFHSEGSEAGDQEPFPSSSLNIRMHQQDGMNLEDLPESPTKGNSDEKPELGRIASSSVDY, from the exons ATGTTAGAAG AAGGTGATGCAATGGAGCAATCTTCAGGCCATTCACTACCAG GTCCTACCAAGATCCCATTAGCAAAGGTCAATCAGAATGTGGAAGCTGGTGCATGGGGGATACCATCTGGATCTGATGCATATCATGGGTCAAGTGACGCTAGTCTGTTTTCCAGCTCCTTACCTGTTCTTCCGCATGAGAAGT TGAATTTCACAGACTCAAAACATGTTAAATCTATCGATGATGCCTCATCTAATTTAAATAAACTACATCAAGATGTGGAGGGTAAGGAGGCTCTTGAAGATGTTGAGTACCATGCAATTGGAAGCCTGCTTCCAGACGATGAGGATGAGCTTTTAGCTGGTATAATGGATGATTTTGACCTAAGTGGGTTGCCTAGTCAATTGGAGGACTTGGAAGAGTATGATCTTTTTGGTAGTGGAGGGGGTATGGAATTGGATTTTGATCCTCAGGAGAGTCTTACAATGAGTATGGCAAGGGCAAGTATTAATGATGGTTATGTAGGAAATGGAACTGGTCCATATGGTATTTCAAATGGCATGGGAGCAGTTGCTGGAGAACATCCTTATGGAGAACATCCGTCAAGAACATTATTTGTGCGGAATATCAATAGTAATGTTGAGGATTCAGAACTGCAAACTCTTTTTGAG CAATATGGTGATATCAGGACTCTCTACACTGCTTGCAAACACAGGGGCTTTGTGATGATCTCTTACTATGATATCCGGGCTGCTCGAACTGCAATGCGTGCATTACAAAACAAACCCCTTCGGCGGAGAAAACTTGATATTCATTTTTCAATTCCAAAG GACAATCCATCTGACAAGGATATCAACCAAGGAACTCTTGTAGTTTTTAACCTGGATCCTTCAGTTTCAAATGATGATCTTCGTCAAATATTTGGGGCTTATGGGGAAGTCAAGGAG ATTAGGGAGACTCCACACAAGCGGCACCATAAGTTTATTGAATTTTATGATGTCAGAGCAGCAGAAGCAGCTCTTCGGTCATTGAATAGGAGTGATATAGCTGGGAAGCGCATAAAGTTGGAACCTAGCCGTCCGGGTGGAGCACGGAGAAA CTTGATGCAACAATTGAGCCAGGAGCTGGAGCAAGATGAAACCAGAAGTTATCGACCACAAGTTGGTTCCCCAATAGCCAATTCTCCCCCAG GTAACTGGGCGCAATTCAGCAGCCCAAGGGAAAATGGCTCGTTTCAAACCCTTAGCCAGTCCCCAGGTTTAGGAACCATTAGTCCTGTGACCACTAACCATCTGCCTGGATTAGCTTCTATTCTGCCTCCTCTGATGTCGAACTCTGTCAAAATTGCACCAATCGGAAAGGATCAAGTCAGGGATAGCCACATGGACCAGATCTTCTCTAACACCAATTCAACACATGGAGCTGCCTTTCAGCATTCTCATTCCTTCCTAGAGCATGATAATGGAGTGATGCAGAACATGACCCCAAGTCCTGGAACTGCATCTTCTTTTGTCCCTTCAACCTCAAATACTTCCAGTGTTGGAACGTTAACTGGGCCCCAGTTTCTCTGGGGTAGTTCCAACCCTTATTCCGAGCACACTCGTCCCTCTGCCTGGCCAACACCATCTATGGGGCATTCATTCACGTCCAATGGGCAGGGACAAGGCTTTCCTTACACGAGTCGCCATCCCTCGTTTATTGGTTCATCTCACCACCATCCCCACCACCACCATGTTGGATCTGCTCCATCTGGTGTTCCTTTAGAGAGGCACTTTGGTTTTTTCCCTGACTCTCCAGAATCATCCTTCATCAGCCCGGTTACTTTTGGAGGCATGGGCTTAAGCCGCAATGAAGGGAATTTCATGATGAATATGGGTGCCCGGGCTAGTCTGAATCATGGAGTCGCTCTTCCTGGAAACATATCTGAAAGTGGTTCGCCCAGCTTCAGAATGGTGTCCTCACCAAGGCTGGGTGCTATGTTTCTCGGCGGCGGGGGTCTGTTTCCAGGGCCTGTAACCCCTAGCATTGATGGAATAATTGATCGTGGTCGCAGTCGTCGAGTTGAGAACAATGGAAGCCCGATAGACAGCAAGAAGCAATACCAGCTTGAATTAGATAAAATTGTTAGTGGAGAGGATATTCGGACGACTCTGATGATTAAAAACATCCCAAATAA GTACACATCGAAGATGCTGTTGGCTGCAATTGATGAACATCACCGCGGTACTTACGATTTTCTCTACTTGCCAATTGATTTTAAG AACAAGTGCAATGTGGGTTATGCATTTATAAACATGATATCTCCTTCACATATCATCCCATTCTATGAG GCATTCAATGGGAAGAAGTGGGAGAAGTTTAACAGTGAGAAAGTTGCTTCCTTGGCGTACGCCAGAATCCAAGGCAAAGCGGCACTTGTGACTCACTTCCAGAATTCCAGCCTGATGAATGAAGACAAGCGATGCCGCCCTATTCTCTTTCATTCTGAGGGATCAGAGGCGGGTGATCAG GAGCCATTTCCATCGAGCAGTCTGAATATCCGCATGCATCAGCAAGATGGGATGAACTTGGAGGATTTGCCTGAAAGTCCAACAAAGGGTAATTCAGATGAGAAACCGGAGTTGGGTCGCATTGCAAGCAGCTCAGTGGATTATTAG